The Rhinoderma darwinii isolate aRhiDar2 chromosome 8, aRhiDar2.hap1, whole genome shotgun sequence genome has a window encoding:
- the PKN3 gene encoding serine/threonine-protein kinase N3 isoform X1, translating to MHHLTPLEEGMVRVSHKMEIRNGGSLILDPGFQQQLEDSREQLKREIQRELKIKEGAENLRKVSTDKKHQSHVESQLKTSNRRLQELHRQLQELNGRIVIMEKDTKQDGMVSPDHCIFDQSLDPRQRRVEALKRQLHIENKVRQGAEKIIQMFSSGASKDRKLLSTAQQMLQDSRIKTELLRMQIVKLTSPQGSASDVHESDTLSLLELRLEELRRHLRVEAAVAEGAKNVVKLLGGRKLQDRKALAEAQSRLHESSQKIDLLRLSLERSLSELPSGHPKQLLIKQDLQSCPTAGGIWGKEHSLGQTLTPLIKPTALTGTLEIHILGCQGLLESVPGRSRAISVHGSPNEAKNFMRYRTGGSSHGHGGSARHLRSDEICGEVMCILKVDNKPVTHTNWRPVHNQCWDQRFTIELERSRELQLSVHWRDWRELCAIRFVRLEDFLDNERHGVCLQLEPQGMLFAEIMFCNPVIERRGKVQRQKRIFPKQKGKDFLRATQMNINFATWGRLMMSILPPCGTMTTLSPPLPSADQACSADSNFPVKKLMFNDDPSEKPPPKPPRVFLLPETEKEETPAYSCKVPVKSMKRIHSDDSGTHGSAEPQKLLRKRTLQLDDFSCVSVLGRGHFGKVLLAEYKTTGKLYAIKALKKREIVSRDEFESLQCEKRIFEVVNSSGHPFLVNLFGCFQTLGHVCFVMEYMPGGDLMMHIHANVFSHPAARFYSACVVLGLQFLHQQKIIYRDLKLDNLLMDANGFVKIADFGLCKEGMGYGDRTSTFCGTPEFLAPEVLTDTSYTYAVDWWGLGVLIYEMLVGECPFPGDDEEEVFDSIVNEEVRYPRFLPTEAINIIRKLLRKTPERRLGAGVGDAEELKTQPFYQEVDWESLYARKLQPPFIPALNDPFDVRNFDEEFTGQKPVLSPPDDPRPLTSDDQVLFQDFDFVSDLLLCEQKQ from the exons GTCAGCCACAAGATGGAGATCAGAAATGGAGGATCGCTGATCTTGGATCCAGGGTTCCAGCAGCAACTGGAAGATTCGAGAGAACAGCTGAAACGGGAGATCCAGAGGGAGCTGAAGATAAAGGAGGGGGCTGAGAACTTACGCAAAGTGTCCACGGATAAAAAGCACCAGAGCCATGTAGAGAGTCAGCTGAAGACGTCTAACCGCCGCTTACAGGAGCTGCACCGTcaactgcaggagctgaacggtcGCATTGTCATTATGGAGAAGGACACTAAACAAG ATGGAATGGTCTCTCCAGATCACTGTATATTTGATCAAAGCCTCGATCCTAGGCAGCGCAGAGTGGAAGCGCTGAAGAGACAGCTGCACATTGAGAATAAAGTCAGACAGGGTGCTGAGAAAATTATTCAGATGTTTTCCAGCGGAGCTTCTAAG GACAGGAAGCTTCTGAGCACGGCTCAGCAGATGCTTCAGGACAGCCGGATAAAAACAGAATTGCTCCGTATGCAGATTGTGAAGCTAACGTCTCCTCAAGGGTCGGCATCAGATGTTCATGAATCGGACACGCTTTCTTTACTAGAGTTACGATTGGAAGAACTGAGGCGTCACTTACGGGTGGAGGCCGCAGTTGCAGAGGGAGCAAAGAATGTGGTAAAATTACTTGGTGGACGCAAACTGCAGGACCGCAAGGCTTTGGCTGAG GCCCAGTCACGACTACATGAGTCCAGTCAGAAGATTGATCTTCTCCGTCTGTCTCTAGAGCGCTCCTTGTCTGAACTCCCCTCCGGCCACCCTAAACAGCTACTCATCAAACAGGATCTGCAGAGTTGTCCTACCGCTGGCGGAATATGGGGAAAGGAGCACAGTCTGGGCCAAACCCTCACTCCTCTCATCAAACCCACTGCACTGACGG GAACTCTGGAGATCCACATTTTAGGGTGTCAGGGATTGTTGGAATCTGTTCCTGGACGCTCTCGGGCAATATCTGTTCATGGGAGTCCTAATGAGGCAAAGAACTTCATGCGCTACCGGACCGGAGGAAGCAGTCATGGACATGGTGGTTCTGCAAGACACTTGCGGTCAGACGAGATCTGTG GAGAGGTGATGTGCATCCTGAAGGTCGATAACAAGCCAGTCACTCATACTAACTGGAGGCCAGTTCACAACCAATGCTGGGATCAGAGATTCACTATTGAGTTAGAACGT TCCAGGGAGCTGCAACTGTCTGTACATTGGCGAGACTGGCGGGAGCTATGTGCCATTCGCTTTGTTCGTTTGGAAGACTTTCTGGACAACGAGCGGCATGGGGTGTGTCTGCAGCTGGAACCACAAGGGATGCTGTTTGCGGAG ATCATGTTCTGCAACCCTGTGATTGAGAGGAGAGGCAAAGTACAGAGGCAAAAGCGCATATTTCCAAAACAGAAAG GAAAAGATTTCCTTCGGGCCACCCAAATGAACATTAATTTTGCAACCTGGGGGCGACTGATGATGAGCATCCTACCTCCATGTGGCACCATGACAACACTCAGTCCACCCCTTCCCAGTGCTGATCAGGCGTGTTCTGCTGACAG CAATTTCCCTGTAAAGAAATTGATGTTTAATGATGACCCTTCGGAGAAGCCACCGCCCAAACCTCCTCGGGTGTTTCTACTACCTGAAACCGAAAAAGAAGAGACTCCTGCCTACTCTTGTAAGGTGCCtgtaaag tccatgAAGCGCATCCACTCAGACGACAGTGGGACACACGGCTCTGCTGAGCCCCAGAAACTTCTCAG AAAAAGGACTCTTCAGCTGGATGATTTCTCCTGTGTTTCTGTGCTCGGGAGGGGGCATTTTGGGAAG GTACTTCTTGCTGAATATAAGACGACCGGAAAGCTGTATGCCATCAAAGCACTAAAAAAGCGAGAGATCGTGAGCCGCGATGAGTTTGAAAG TCTGCAGTGCGAGAAGCGGATCTTTGAGGTGGTGAACTCCTCTGGGCACCCGTTCTTGGTGAACTTGTTTGGATGCTTCCAGACATTAGGACATGTGTGTTTTGTCATGGAGTACATGCCAGGCGGAGATCTGATGATGCACATACATGCAAATGTCTTCTCACACCCCGCAGCACG GTTTTATTCCGCCTGTGTCGTCCTGGGGCTCCAGTTCCTGCACCAGCAAAAAATTATTTACAG GGACCTGAAGCTGGATAACTTGCTGATGGATGCCAACGGCTTTGTGAAGATTGCAGATTTTGGGCTCTGTAAAGAAG GAATGGGATATGGTGACCGGACGAGCACCTTCTGTGGTACGCCGGAGTTTCTTGCACCGGAGGTTCTGACTGACACTTCGTATACGTATGCAGTCGACTGGTGGGGGCTGGGAGTGCTGATCTACGAGATGCTGGTAGGAGAG TGTCCGTTCCCTGGTGACGATGAAGAGGAGGTGTTTGACAGTATTGTGAATGAAGAAGTTCGTTACCCACGTTTCCTGCCCACCGAAGCCATCAACATTATACGGAAA TTACTTCGGAAAACGCCAGAGCGCCGTCTAGGGGCTGGAGTAGGCGATGCAGAAGAGCTAAAAACACAACCTTTCTACCAG GAGGTGGACTGGGAGTCCCTGTACGCACGGAAGCTGCAGCCGCCCTTTATTCCTGCCTTAAACGATCCCTTTGATGTCAGGAACTTCGATGAAGAATTCACCGGACAGAAACCTGTGCTGTCTCCACCCGACGACCCTCGACCTTTGACCTCGGATGACCAGGTTCTGTTCCAAGACTTTGACTTTGTTTCGGACCTTCTCCTTTGCGAGCAGAAGCAGTGA
- the PKN3 gene encoding serine/threonine-protein kinase N3 isoform X2: protein MHHLTPLEEGMVRVSHKMEIRNGGSLILDPGFQQQLEDSREQLKREIQRELKIKEGAENLRKVSTDKKHQSHVESQLKTSNRRLQELHRQLQELNGRIVIMEKDTKQDGMVSPDHCIFDQSLDPRQRRVEALKRQLHIENKVRQGAEKIIQMFSSGASKDRKLLSTAQQMLQDSRIKTELLRMQIVKLTSPQGSASDVHESDTLSLLELRLEELRRHLRVEAAVAEGAKNVVKLLGGRKLQDRKALAEAQSRLHESSQKIDLLRLSLERSLSELPSGHPKQLLIKQDLQSCPTAGGIWGKEHSLGQTLTPLIKPTALTGTLEIHILGCQGLLESVPGRSRAISVHGSPNEAKNFMRYRTGGSSHGHGGSARHLRSDEICGEVMCILKVDNKPVTHTNWRPVHNQCWDQRFTIELERSRELQLSVHWRDWRELCAIRFVRLEDFLDNERHGVCLQLEPQGMLFAEIMFCNPVIERRGKVQRQKRIFPKQKGKDFLRATQMNINFATWGRLMMSILPPCGTMTTLSPPLPSADQACSADSNFPVKKLMFNDDPSEKPPPKPPRVFLLPETEKEETPAYSCKSMKRIHSDDSGTHGSAEPQKLLRKRTLQLDDFSCVSVLGRGHFGKVLLAEYKTTGKLYAIKALKKREIVSRDEFESLQCEKRIFEVVNSSGHPFLVNLFGCFQTLGHVCFVMEYMPGGDLMMHIHANVFSHPAARFYSACVVLGLQFLHQQKIIYRDLKLDNLLMDANGFVKIADFGLCKEGMGYGDRTSTFCGTPEFLAPEVLTDTSYTYAVDWWGLGVLIYEMLVGECPFPGDDEEEVFDSIVNEEVRYPRFLPTEAINIIRKLLRKTPERRLGAGVGDAEELKTQPFYQEVDWESLYARKLQPPFIPALNDPFDVRNFDEEFTGQKPVLSPPDDPRPLTSDDQVLFQDFDFVSDLLLCEQKQ, encoded by the exons GTCAGCCACAAGATGGAGATCAGAAATGGAGGATCGCTGATCTTGGATCCAGGGTTCCAGCAGCAACTGGAAGATTCGAGAGAACAGCTGAAACGGGAGATCCAGAGGGAGCTGAAGATAAAGGAGGGGGCTGAGAACTTACGCAAAGTGTCCACGGATAAAAAGCACCAGAGCCATGTAGAGAGTCAGCTGAAGACGTCTAACCGCCGCTTACAGGAGCTGCACCGTcaactgcaggagctgaacggtcGCATTGTCATTATGGAGAAGGACACTAAACAAG ATGGAATGGTCTCTCCAGATCACTGTATATTTGATCAAAGCCTCGATCCTAGGCAGCGCAGAGTGGAAGCGCTGAAGAGACAGCTGCACATTGAGAATAAAGTCAGACAGGGTGCTGAGAAAATTATTCAGATGTTTTCCAGCGGAGCTTCTAAG GACAGGAAGCTTCTGAGCACGGCTCAGCAGATGCTTCAGGACAGCCGGATAAAAACAGAATTGCTCCGTATGCAGATTGTGAAGCTAACGTCTCCTCAAGGGTCGGCATCAGATGTTCATGAATCGGACACGCTTTCTTTACTAGAGTTACGATTGGAAGAACTGAGGCGTCACTTACGGGTGGAGGCCGCAGTTGCAGAGGGAGCAAAGAATGTGGTAAAATTACTTGGTGGACGCAAACTGCAGGACCGCAAGGCTTTGGCTGAG GCCCAGTCACGACTACATGAGTCCAGTCAGAAGATTGATCTTCTCCGTCTGTCTCTAGAGCGCTCCTTGTCTGAACTCCCCTCCGGCCACCCTAAACAGCTACTCATCAAACAGGATCTGCAGAGTTGTCCTACCGCTGGCGGAATATGGGGAAAGGAGCACAGTCTGGGCCAAACCCTCACTCCTCTCATCAAACCCACTGCACTGACGG GAACTCTGGAGATCCACATTTTAGGGTGTCAGGGATTGTTGGAATCTGTTCCTGGACGCTCTCGGGCAATATCTGTTCATGGGAGTCCTAATGAGGCAAAGAACTTCATGCGCTACCGGACCGGAGGAAGCAGTCATGGACATGGTGGTTCTGCAAGACACTTGCGGTCAGACGAGATCTGTG GAGAGGTGATGTGCATCCTGAAGGTCGATAACAAGCCAGTCACTCATACTAACTGGAGGCCAGTTCACAACCAATGCTGGGATCAGAGATTCACTATTGAGTTAGAACGT TCCAGGGAGCTGCAACTGTCTGTACATTGGCGAGACTGGCGGGAGCTATGTGCCATTCGCTTTGTTCGTTTGGAAGACTTTCTGGACAACGAGCGGCATGGGGTGTGTCTGCAGCTGGAACCACAAGGGATGCTGTTTGCGGAG ATCATGTTCTGCAACCCTGTGATTGAGAGGAGAGGCAAAGTACAGAGGCAAAAGCGCATATTTCCAAAACAGAAAG GAAAAGATTTCCTTCGGGCCACCCAAATGAACATTAATTTTGCAACCTGGGGGCGACTGATGATGAGCATCCTACCTCCATGTGGCACCATGACAACACTCAGTCCACCCCTTCCCAGTGCTGATCAGGCGTGTTCTGCTGACAG CAATTTCCCTGTAAAGAAATTGATGTTTAATGATGACCCTTCGGAGAAGCCACCGCCCAAACCTCCTCGGGTGTTTCTACTACCTGAAACCGAAAAAGAAGAGACTCCTGCCTACTCTTGTAAG tccatgAAGCGCATCCACTCAGACGACAGTGGGACACACGGCTCTGCTGAGCCCCAGAAACTTCTCAG AAAAAGGACTCTTCAGCTGGATGATTTCTCCTGTGTTTCTGTGCTCGGGAGGGGGCATTTTGGGAAG GTACTTCTTGCTGAATATAAGACGACCGGAAAGCTGTATGCCATCAAAGCACTAAAAAAGCGAGAGATCGTGAGCCGCGATGAGTTTGAAAG TCTGCAGTGCGAGAAGCGGATCTTTGAGGTGGTGAACTCCTCTGGGCACCCGTTCTTGGTGAACTTGTTTGGATGCTTCCAGACATTAGGACATGTGTGTTTTGTCATGGAGTACATGCCAGGCGGAGATCTGATGATGCACATACATGCAAATGTCTTCTCACACCCCGCAGCACG GTTTTATTCCGCCTGTGTCGTCCTGGGGCTCCAGTTCCTGCACCAGCAAAAAATTATTTACAG GGACCTGAAGCTGGATAACTTGCTGATGGATGCCAACGGCTTTGTGAAGATTGCAGATTTTGGGCTCTGTAAAGAAG GAATGGGATATGGTGACCGGACGAGCACCTTCTGTGGTACGCCGGAGTTTCTTGCACCGGAGGTTCTGACTGACACTTCGTATACGTATGCAGTCGACTGGTGGGGGCTGGGAGTGCTGATCTACGAGATGCTGGTAGGAGAG TGTCCGTTCCCTGGTGACGATGAAGAGGAGGTGTTTGACAGTATTGTGAATGAAGAAGTTCGTTACCCACGTTTCCTGCCCACCGAAGCCATCAACATTATACGGAAA TTACTTCGGAAAACGCCAGAGCGCCGTCTAGGGGCTGGAGTAGGCGATGCAGAAGAGCTAAAAACACAACCTTTCTACCAG GAGGTGGACTGGGAGTCCCTGTACGCACGGAAGCTGCAGCCGCCCTTTATTCCTGCCTTAAACGATCCCTTTGATGTCAGGAACTTCGATGAAGAATTCACCGGACAGAAACCTGTGCTGTCTCCACCCGACGACCCTCGACCTTTGACCTCGGATGACCAGGTTCTGTTCCAAGACTTTGACTTTGTTTCGGACCTTCTCCTTTGCGAGCAGAAGCAGTGA
- the PKN3 gene encoding serine/threonine-protein kinase N3 isoform X3 — translation MEIRNGGSLILDPGFQQQLEDSREQLKREIQRELKIKEGAENLRKVSTDKKHQSHVESQLKTSNRRLQELHRQLQELNGRIVIMEKDTKQDGMVSPDHCIFDQSLDPRQRRVEALKRQLHIENKVRQGAEKIIQMFSSGASKDRKLLSTAQQMLQDSRIKTELLRMQIVKLTSPQGSASDVHESDTLSLLELRLEELRRHLRVEAAVAEGAKNVVKLLGGRKLQDRKALAEAQSRLHESSQKIDLLRLSLERSLSELPSGHPKQLLIKQDLQSCPTAGGIWGKEHSLGQTLTPLIKPTALTGTLEIHILGCQGLLESVPGRSRAISVHGSPNEAKNFMRYRTGGSSHGHGGSARHLRSDEICGEVMCILKVDNKPVTHTNWRPVHNQCWDQRFTIELERSRELQLSVHWRDWRELCAIRFVRLEDFLDNERHGVCLQLEPQGMLFAEIMFCNPVIERRGKVQRQKRIFPKQKGKDFLRATQMNINFATWGRLMMSILPPCGTMTTLSPPLPSADQACSADSNFPVKKLMFNDDPSEKPPPKPPRVFLLPETEKEETPAYSCKVPVKSMKRIHSDDSGTHGSAEPQKLLRKRTLQLDDFSCVSVLGRGHFGKVLLAEYKTTGKLYAIKALKKREIVSRDEFESLQCEKRIFEVVNSSGHPFLVNLFGCFQTLGHVCFVMEYMPGGDLMMHIHANVFSHPAARFYSACVVLGLQFLHQQKIIYRDLKLDNLLMDANGFVKIADFGLCKEGMGYGDRTSTFCGTPEFLAPEVLTDTSYTYAVDWWGLGVLIYEMLVGECPFPGDDEEEVFDSIVNEEVRYPRFLPTEAINIIRKLLRKTPERRLGAGVGDAEELKTQPFYQEVDWESLYARKLQPPFIPALNDPFDVRNFDEEFTGQKPVLSPPDDPRPLTSDDQVLFQDFDFVSDLLLCEQKQ, via the exons ATGGAGATCAGAAATGGAGGATCGCTGATCTTGGATCCAGGGTTCCAGCAGCAACTGGAAGATTCGAGAGAACAGCTGAAACGGGAGATCCAGAGGGAGCTGAAGATAAAGGAGGGGGCTGAGAACTTACGCAAAGTGTCCACGGATAAAAAGCACCAGAGCCATGTAGAGAGTCAGCTGAAGACGTCTAACCGCCGCTTACAGGAGCTGCACCGTcaactgcaggagctgaacggtcGCATTGTCATTATGGAGAAGGACACTAAACAAG ATGGAATGGTCTCTCCAGATCACTGTATATTTGATCAAAGCCTCGATCCTAGGCAGCGCAGAGTGGAAGCGCTGAAGAGACAGCTGCACATTGAGAATAAAGTCAGACAGGGTGCTGAGAAAATTATTCAGATGTTTTCCAGCGGAGCTTCTAAG GACAGGAAGCTTCTGAGCACGGCTCAGCAGATGCTTCAGGACAGCCGGATAAAAACAGAATTGCTCCGTATGCAGATTGTGAAGCTAACGTCTCCTCAAGGGTCGGCATCAGATGTTCATGAATCGGACACGCTTTCTTTACTAGAGTTACGATTGGAAGAACTGAGGCGTCACTTACGGGTGGAGGCCGCAGTTGCAGAGGGAGCAAAGAATGTGGTAAAATTACTTGGTGGACGCAAACTGCAGGACCGCAAGGCTTTGGCTGAG GCCCAGTCACGACTACATGAGTCCAGTCAGAAGATTGATCTTCTCCGTCTGTCTCTAGAGCGCTCCTTGTCTGAACTCCCCTCCGGCCACCCTAAACAGCTACTCATCAAACAGGATCTGCAGAGTTGTCCTACCGCTGGCGGAATATGGGGAAAGGAGCACAGTCTGGGCCAAACCCTCACTCCTCTCATCAAACCCACTGCACTGACGG GAACTCTGGAGATCCACATTTTAGGGTGTCAGGGATTGTTGGAATCTGTTCCTGGACGCTCTCGGGCAATATCTGTTCATGGGAGTCCTAATGAGGCAAAGAACTTCATGCGCTACCGGACCGGAGGAAGCAGTCATGGACATGGTGGTTCTGCAAGACACTTGCGGTCAGACGAGATCTGTG GAGAGGTGATGTGCATCCTGAAGGTCGATAACAAGCCAGTCACTCATACTAACTGGAGGCCAGTTCACAACCAATGCTGGGATCAGAGATTCACTATTGAGTTAGAACGT TCCAGGGAGCTGCAACTGTCTGTACATTGGCGAGACTGGCGGGAGCTATGTGCCATTCGCTTTGTTCGTTTGGAAGACTTTCTGGACAACGAGCGGCATGGGGTGTGTCTGCAGCTGGAACCACAAGGGATGCTGTTTGCGGAG ATCATGTTCTGCAACCCTGTGATTGAGAGGAGAGGCAAAGTACAGAGGCAAAAGCGCATATTTCCAAAACAGAAAG GAAAAGATTTCCTTCGGGCCACCCAAATGAACATTAATTTTGCAACCTGGGGGCGACTGATGATGAGCATCCTACCTCCATGTGGCACCATGACAACACTCAGTCCACCCCTTCCCAGTGCTGATCAGGCGTGTTCTGCTGACAG CAATTTCCCTGTAAAGAAATTGATGTTTAATGATGACCCTTCGGAGAAGCCACCGCCCAAACCTCCTCGGGTGTTTCTACTACCTGAAACCGAAAAAGAAGAGACTCCTGCCTACTCTTGTAAGGTGCCtgtaaag tccatgAAGCGCATCCACTCAGACGACAGTGGGACACACGGCTCTGCTGAGCCCCAGAAACTTCTCAG AAAAAGGACTCTTCAGCTGGATGATTTCTCCTGTGTTTCTGTGCTCGGGAGGGGGCATTTTGGGAAG GTACTTCTTGCTGAATATAAGACGACCGGAAAGCTGTATGCCATCAAAGCACTAAAAAAGCGAGAGATCGTGAGCCGCGATGAGTTTGAAAG TCTGCAGTGCGAGAAGCGGATCTTTGAGGTGGTGAACTCCTCTGGGCACCCGTTCTTGGTGAACTTGTTTGGATGCTTCCAGACATTAGGACATGTGTGTTTTGTCATGGAGTACATGCCAGGCGGAGATCTGATGATGCACATACATGCAAATGTCTTCTCACACCCCGCAGCACG GTTTTATTCCGCCTGTGTCGTCCTGGGGCTCCAGTTCCTGCACCAGCAAAAAATTATTTACAG GGACCTGAAGCTGGATAACTTGCTGATGGATGCCAACGGCTTTGTGAAGATTGCAGATTTTGGGCTCTGTAAAGAAG GAATGGGATATGGTGACCGGACGAGCACCTTCTGTGGTACGCCGGAGTTTCTTGCACCGGAGGTTCTGACTGACACTTCGTATACGTATGCAGTCGACTGGTGGGGGCTGGGAGTGCTGATCTACGAGATGCTGGTAGGAGAG TGTCCGTTCCCTGGTGACGATGAAGAGGAGGTGTTTGACAGTATTGTGAATGAAGAAGTTCGTTACCCACGTTTCCTGCCCACCGAAGCCATCAACATTATACGGAAA TTACTTCGGAAAACGCCAGAGCGCCGTCTAGGGGCTGGAGTAGGCGATGCAGAAGAGCTAAAAACACAACCTTTCTACCAG GAGGTGGACTGGGAGTCCCTGTACGCACGGAAGCTGCAGCCGCCCTTTATTCCTGCCTTAAACGATCCCTTTGATGTCAGGAACTTCGATGAAGAATTCACCGGACAGAAACCTGTGCTGTCTCCACCCGACGACCCTCGACCTTTGACCTCGGATGACCAGGTTCTGTTCCAAGACTTTGACTTTGTTTCGGACCTTCTCCTTTGCGAGCAGAAGCAGTGA